A section of the Dictyoglomus sp. NZ13-RE01 genome encodes:
- a CDS encoding lipase produces the protein MPGGDKVNETFLEVKNINKSYGGVIALSNVDLDIKKGEIHCLVGENGSGKSTLVKIITGVVEPELGGEIIIEGVKFSKLTPLEAFKRGIQVVHQDFSLFPNLSVAENISIAQYIKHSKVIHWNRMKKIAKETLDKLEINLPIDALVGSLPIAEQQLIAICRALASEAKLIIMDEPTSSLTREEVIHLFNILRTLKEKGISILFISHKLDEILEIGERITILRDGKKIATININEASKQKLTYLMTGKEIFYQKYFYKPNNKEIVLEVKNLSKKGQYKNISFKLYKGEVLGIVGPLGSGKTELALSLFGMNPPNSGEIYIKGKFVELKSNIDAINQGIGYIPEDRLNQGLVLNQSIENNISITILKKLLNRLKLIDSLRKKEITKEAIRKFNIKTPSIKIPVKNLSGGNQQKVVIAKWFLIQPQILIMDSPTIGIDVLAKNSIYETIRELASHGVSIILISEEIPEVLNNCNRILVMRKGKIMGEFLSEKMTEEELYQKVWSKEIEVSIS, from the coding sequence ATTCCAGGAGGAGATAAAGTGAATGAAACTTTTTTGGAAGTAAAAAATATAAATAAGAGCTACGGTGGAGTTATTGCTCTTTCCAATGTAGATCTTGATATTAAAAAAGGTGAGATCCACTGCTTAGTAGGAGAAAATGGCTCTGGAAAAAGTACGCTTGTAAAAATTATTACTGGTGTGGTAGAACCTGAATTAGGCGGGGAAATAATTATTGAAGGAGTAAAATTTTCTAAGCTTACACCTCTTGAAGCATTTAAAAGAGGTATTCAAGTAGTTCATCAAGATTTCTCTCTTTTTCCTAACTTATCAGTAGCAGAAAATATATCAATAGCTCAATATATAAAACACTCGAAGGTTATTCATTGGAATAGAATGAAAAAAATTGCAAAAGAGACTCTGGATAAATTAGAAATAAATCTTCCCATAGATGCCCTTGTAGGCTCATTGCCAATTGCTGAACAACAGTTAATTGCTATTTGTAGAGCTTTAGCCAGTGAAGCCAAATTAATCATAATGGACGAACCTACTTCTTCTTTAACAAGAGAGGAAGTAATACATTTATTCAACATCTTAAGAACTTTGAAAGAAAAGGGAATTTCTATTTTATTTATTAGTCATAAATTAGATGAAATTTTGGAAATTGGAGAAAGAATTACAATATTAAGAGATGGAAAGAAAATAGCTACGATAAATATAAATGAGGCTAGTAAACAGAAATTAACATATCTGATGACAGGGAAAGAAATCTTTTATCAAAAATATTTTTATAAACCTAATAATAAAGAAATTGTATTAGAAGTTAAAAATTTGTCTAAAAAGGGACAATATAAGAATATCAGTTTTAAACTTTATAAAGGGGAAGTATTAGGAATAGTAGGTCCATTAGGCTCAGGAAAAACCGAACTTGCCCTTTCTCTTTTTGGTATGAATCCTCCTAACAGTGGAGAGATTTACATAAAGGGGAAATTTGTAGAGTTAAAGTCAAACATAGACGCAATAAATCAAGGAATAGGATATATTCCTGAGGATAGACTAAATCAGGGATTAGTTTTAAACCAATCCATAGAAAACAATATTTCTATTACTATTCTAAAGAAACTATTAAATCGCCTTAAATTGATAGACTCTTTAAGAAAAAAGGAAATAACAAAAGAAGCTATAAGGAAATTCAATATTAAAACCCCATCAATCAAAATTCCAGTTAAAAATCTTTCCGGAGGAAATCAACAAAAAGTTGTTATTGCTAAGTGGTTCTTGATTCAGCCTCAAATTCTTATTATGGATAGCCCTACCATAGGAATAGATGTCTTAGCTAAGAATAGTATTTATGAAACTATTAGGGAACTAGCTTCTCATGGTGTTAGTATAATACTTATTTCTGAAGAGATTCCAGAGGTTCTTAATAACTGTAATCGTATTTTAGTTATGAGAAAAGGGAAGATTATGGGAGAATTTTTGAGT